The Tripterygium wilfordii isolate XIE 37 chromosome 17, ASM1340144v1, whole genome shotgun sequence genome has a window encoding:
- the LOC119982308 gene encoding zinc finger protein MAGPIE — translation MNMAEEAVNSNGSFVQNPDGGSNNPPVPVLVKKKRNLPGTPDPDAEVIALSPKTLMATNRFLCEICGKGFQRDQNLQLHRRGHNLPWKLKQRSSKEVKKRVYVCPEKTCAHHNPSRALGDLTGIKKHFCRKHGEKKWKCEKCSKRYAVQSDWKAHSKTCGTREYRCDCGTLFSRRDSFITHRAFCDALAEETARVNAGSNINLAANYHHLMGAPVVAPNMAQHFTTSIFKPVISSNNDQSTIDQAKHGLSLWNIMTQGSNGNIQDIHHQLGSLSSTYDDQTLAPSAYQINNWSILGNKLSSSSNGADQDHDNHHHDQRLTSTSLPLSNVKEQQLMISTVPSLYSNQNHSHQTPSPNMSATALLQKAAQIGATSTDPSIFLGTTFGLKSHNSNLVQDHGNKYCGLLLYGSSPITTSTLGSNEVENQLYPGAGKRRRIESDQDCPGGQTRDFLGVGVQTICPPPSINGWI, via the exons ATGAATATGGCAGAAGAAGCAGTGAATTCAAATGGAAGTTTTGTCCAAAACCCAGATGGTGGATCCAATAATCCTCCTGTTCCTGTTCttgtaaagaagaaaagaaacctcCCCGGAACACCAG ATCCTGATGCGGAGGTCATAGCCTTGTCGCCAAAGACTCTAATGGCAACCAACAGATTCTTGTGTGAAATATGTGGCAAAGGGTTTCAGCGAGATCAGAATCTGCAACTCCATCGGCGAGGGCACAATCTTCCATGGAAGCTGAAGCAGAGGAGTAGCAAGGAAGTGAAGAAGAGAGTATATGTTTGTCCAGAAAAGACTTGTGCTCACCATAACCCATCTAGGGCTCTTGGGGACTTAACAGGAATTAAAAAGCATTTCTGTAGAAAACATGGAGAGAAGAAGTGGAAGTGTGAGAAGTGCTCAAAGAGGTATGCTGTTCAGTCAGATTGGAAAGCACACTCTAAGACTTGTGGCACTAGAGAGTATAGATGTGACTGTGGTACACTCTTTTCAAG AAGAGATAGCTTCATCACTCATCGTGCCTTCTGCGACGCCTTAGCTGAAGAAACAGCTAGAGTAAATGCTGGATCAAACATCAACTTAGCTGCAAATTATCATCACTTGATGGGAGCTCCAGTAGTAGCACCTAATATGGCACAACACTTCACTACTTCCATCTTCAAGCCAGTGATCTCAAGCAACAATGACCAATCAACAATTGATCAAGCAAAGCATGGGCTGTCCTTGTGGAATATTATGACCCAAGGAAGCAATGGCAATATCCAAGATATCCATCATCAACTTGGGTCTTTGAGTTCTACTTATGATGATCAAACTCTTGCACCATCTGCTTATCAGATAAATAATTggtcaattcttggaaacaagtTGTCTTCATCATCAAATGGTGCTGATCAGGATCATGATAATCATCACCATGATCAACGGCTAACAAGCACTTCACTTCCATTAAGCAATGTCAAGGAGCAGCAGCTTATGATCAGTACTGTTCCTTCTTTATACAGCAATCAAAATCATTCCCATCAAACACCTTCACCAAACATGTCAGCCACAGCTTTGTTGCAAAAAGCTGCCCAAATTGGAGCAACTTCAACTGATCCATCAATATTCCTAGGAACCACTTTTGGGTTAAAATCCCATAACAGCAATCTAGTTCAAGATCATGGGAACAAATACTGTGGATTACTACTTTATGGTTCAAGCCCTATAACCACTAGTACTCTTGGAAGCAATGAGGTGGAGAACCAGCTATACCCAGGTGCCGGTAAACGCCGGCGGATAGAGAGTGATCAAGATTGTCCAGGAGGGCAAACCAGAGACTTCCTAGGTGTTGGTGTGCAAACAATCTGCCCTCCACCATCAATCAATGGATGGATTTGA